In Tsuneonella amylolytica, one genomic interval encodes:
- a CDS encoding trans-sulfuration enzyme family protein has product MKKTSGTDRTVTRHWRPATRAVRGGTWRSEHGETSEALFLTSGYTYDDAATVAARFAGEADGMTYSRLQNPTVAMLEERIALLEGAEACRVQASGMAAMTAALLCQVSAGDHVVAARAAFGSCRWLVDHLLPRFGVETTVIDSAVDGEWDAAIRPNTKVFFFETPANPTLDVVDLGYVCDLAKARGIVTVVDNAFASPALQRPMEYGADVVAYSATKLMDGQGRVLAGAVCGSQQFVDDVLLPFQRNTGPNLSPFNAWVVLKGLETLAMRAKAQSVSALEIGKLVEPRVARILHPGLPSHPRHELAVRQMPDGTGPIFAFEVPGGREQAFAVLDALQLVDISNNIGDSRSLMCHPASTTHAGLSAEARTEMGVTEGLLRINIGLEDVADIAEDLDQALSAAGL; this is encoded by the coding sequence ATGAAGAAGACGAGCGGAACCGACCGCACCGTGACGCGCCATTGGCGCCCCGCCACCCGCGCCGTACGCGGCGGGACATGGCGCAGCGAACATGGCGAGACGAGCGAGGCGCTGTTCCTCACCTCGGGCTACACCTACGACGATGCCGCCACGGTTGCCGCGCGCTTCGCCGGCGAGGCGGACGGCATGACTTATTCCCGTCTTCAGAACCCGACCGTCGCCATGCTGGAAGAACGCATCGCGCTGCTGGAGGGGGCGGAGGCCTGCCGCGTGCAGGCGAGCGGAATGGCGGCCATGACAGCCGCATTGCTGTGCCAGGTGTCGGCCGGAGACCACGTGGTCGCGGCGCGCGCCGCCTTCGGCAGCTGCCGCTGGCTCGTCGATCACCTGCTTCCCCGCTTCGGGGTGGAAACCACCGTTATCGACAGCGCGGTCGACGGCGAATGGGACGCCGCGATCCGCCCGAACACCAAGGTTTTCTTCTTCGAGACACCGGCCAACCCGACACTCGACGTCGTCGACCTCGGCTACGTCTGCGACCTTGCGAAGGCGCGCGGCATCGTCACCGTGGTCGACAACGCGTTCGCCTCGCCCGCGTTGCAGCGCCCGATGGAATACGGCGCCGACGTCGTCGCCTACAGCGCGACGAAATTGATGGACGGGCAGGGCCGGGTGCTGGCCGGCGCGGTATGCGGTTCGCAGCAGTTCGTCGACGACGTCTTGCTGCCCTTCCAGCGCAACACCGGGCCCAACCTGTCGCCGTTCAACGCGTGGGTCGTGCTGAAAGGGCTCGAGACCCTTGCCATGCGGGCGAAGGCACAAAGCGTCTCGGCGCTCGAGATCGGCAAGCTGGTCGAGCCGCGCGTCGCCCGCATCCTCCACCCCGGCCTGCCGAGCCACCCGCGTCACGAACTCGCCGTGCGGCAAATGCCCGACGGTACCGGACCGATCTTCGCGTTCGAGGTACCCGGCGGACGCGAGCAGGCCTTTGCCGTGCTCGACGCGCTCCAGCTGGTCGACATATCGAACAACATCGGCGATTCGCGCAGCCTGATGTGCCATCCGGCCAGCACGACCCACGCCGGCCTCAGTGCCGAAGCGCGCACCGAGATGGGCGTCACCGAAGGCTTGCTTCGGATAAACATCGGGCTGGAGGACGTCGCCGACATTGCCGAAGATCTCGACCAGGCTCTGTCGGCAGCGGGGCTCTAG
- a CDS encoding NAD(P)H-dependent flavin oxidoreductase: MAFKTRITEMFGIETPIMMGGMTGVGYGELVAAVAEAGALGFITAHMFPSGAALKEEIEKVRGLTDKPFGVNLTLLPSINPIPYDEYREAIIESGLKIVETAGRAPTDHLPAFKEAGVKVIHKCTSVRHSESAVRKGVDVISIDGFECAGHPGEDDVGLVVLLPATVDALPDTPIVASGGMADGRSLVAALALGADAVNMGTRFCATQEARLHPNVKQAIVDNTELDTVLVGRNLRNTARVARNKVSEEVATIQRDPSTTFDDVKHLMSGARAREAVDQYGDIHGGIWSAGQSQALVHDIPTCKELVANIMAQAEAVKGRLDRAAA; this comes from the coding sequence ATGGCCTTCAAGACGCGGATCACCGAGATGTTCGGGATCGAGACCCCGATCATGATGGGCGGGATGACGGGCGTCGGCTACGGCGAACTCGTCGCCGCGGTTGCGGAGGCCGGCGCGCTCGGTTTCATCACCGCGCACATGTTTCCCAGCGGGGCGGCCCTGAAAGAGGAGATCGAGAAGGTCCGCGGTCTCACCGACAAGCCGTTCGGCGTGAACCTGACTCTGCTGCCGTCGATCAACCCGATCCCCTACGACGAATACCGCGAGGCGATCATCGAGAGCGGCCTCAAGATCGTGGAGACGGCCGGTCGCGCGCCGACCGATCACCTGCCCGCTTTCAAGGAAGCGGGCGTGAAGGTCATCCACAAATGCACCAGCGTGCGCCATTCCGAAAGCGCGGTGCGCAAAGGCGTCGACGTGATCAGCATCGACGGCTTCGAATGCGCGGGACACCCGGGCGAGGACGACGTCGGCCTTGTCGTGCTGCTGCCCGCCACCGTCGATGCGCTGCCCGACACGCCGATCGTCGCCAGTGGCGGCATGGCCGACGGGCGCAGCCTCGTCGCCGCGCTCGCGCTGGGGGCCGATGCGGTCAACATGGGCACACGCTTCTGCGCCACGCAGGAAGCGCGCCTTCATCCCAACGTGAAGCAGGCGATCGTCGACAACACCGAACTCGACACGGTGCTGGTCGGGCGCAACCTGCGCAACACGGCCCGTGTGGCGCGCAACAAGGTGTCGGAGGAAGTCGCCACGATCCAGCGCGACCCGTCGACGACGTTCGACGACGTGAAGCACCTCATGTCCGGCGCACGCGCGCGCGAAGCGGTGGACCAGTACGGCGACATTCACGGCGGCATCTGGTCGGCAGGGCAGAGCCAGGCGCTCGTCCATGACATCCCGACGTGCAAGGAACTCGTCGCCAACATCATGGCGCAGGCCGAAGCGGTGAAGGGGCGGCTGGACCGCGCGGCGGCCTAG
- the yghU gene encoding glutathione-dependent disulfide-bond oxidoreductase: MADAAYTPPKVWTHDKENGGRFAAINRPTAGARHEKDLPVGEHPFQLYSLGTPNGQKVTILFEELLAAGHSGAEYDAWKIDIGALDQFGSGFVALNPNSKIPALEDRSGAEPFRVFESGAILIHLAEKFGAFLPRENLARAEVLSWLMWQMGTAPFIGGGFGHFYAYAPEKFEYPIDRYAMETKRILSVADIRLGETEYLGGDEYSIADMASYGWFGALIRGDAYNDAATFLSMHEYENVARWVRLLEDRPAVRRGRIVNTGKMAERHSAADFDAIEDPSVLEKVRWRSLEPADD; encoded by the coding sequence ATGGCCGATGCCGCCTATACCCCGCCCAAGGTCTGGACGCACGACAAGGAGAACGGCGGACGCTTCGCCGCAATAAACCGGCCGACCGCCGGCGCGCGGCACGAGAAGGATCTGCCCGTGGGCGAGCATCCCTTCCAACTCTATTCGCTCGGCACCCCCAACGGTCAGAAGGTGACGATCCTGTTCGAGGAATTGCTCGCCGCGGGCCATTCCGGTGCGGAGTACGATGCCTGGAAGATCGACATCGGCGCGCTCGACCAGTTCGGCAGCGGCTTCGTCGCGCTCAATCCCAATTCGAAGATCCCGGCGCTGGAGGACCGCAGCGGCGCCGAACCGTTCCGCGTCTTCGAAAGCGGCGCGATCCTCATCCACCTGGCGGAAAAGTTTGGCGCGTTCCTGCCGCGCGAAAACCTCGCGCGGGCCGAAGTGCTGAGCTGGCTGATGTGGCAGATGGGCACCGCCCCCTTCATCGGCGGCGGTTTCGGCCACTTCTATGCCTACGCGCCCGAGAAATTCGAATACCCGATCGACCGCTACGCGATGGAAACGAAGCGCATTCTTTCGGTTGCGGACATCCGCCTCGGCGAGACCGAGTACCTCGGCGGCGACGAGTATTCGATCGCCGACATGGCGAGCTACGGCTGGTTCGGCGCGCTGATACGCGGGGATGCCTACAACGATGCGGCGACGTTCCTGTCGATGCACGAATACGAGAACGTCGCGCGCTGGGTCCGCCTGCTTGAGGACCGCCCCGCCGTCCGCCGCGGCCGCATCGTCAACACCGGCAAGATGGCCGAACGTCATTCCGCCGCCGACTTCGACGCCATCGAGGATCCGTCGGTGCTCGAGAAAGTTCGCTGGCGGTCGCTGGAGCCTGCCGACGACTGA
- a CDS encoding DNA topoisomerase IB, protein MMVASKLIYVDDNMPGITRKKSGRGWSYYDAKGKLITDPDERDRLNRVALPPAYTDAWFCPGGNGHILATGIDAKGRKQYRYHPEFRTARESEKFDGCVSFGSLLPLVRKRVEDDLKVKSLTRERAIASVVRLLDLGAIRIGNDTYARTNKSFGATTLTQKHAVVKGHTLRFRFRGKHGVERDLVLSDRNLSRVVRVMQDLPGQRLFQYETDDGERRSIGSSDVNEYLCETMGEHFTAKSFRTWHASVLALKVLAEAEGQLTLKALLQEVADHLGNTPAVTRRSYVHPAVIALVDGQQKWRDSLKMPRETKWLSREERALIELLESGPKAAKLLAAA, encoded by the coding sequence ATGATGGTCGCCAGCAAGCTCATCTATGTCGACGATAATATGCCGGGCATCACCCGCAAGAAGAGCGGGCGCGGCTGGTCCTATTACGACGCCAAGGGCAAGCTGATAACCGATCCCGACGAGCGCGACAGATTGAACAGGGTGGCGTTGCCGCCGGCTTACACAGACGCTTGGTTCTGCCCGGGTGGCAACGGCCATATCCTCGCGACCGGCATCGATGCCAAGGGCCGCAAGCAGTATCGCTACCACCCCGAGTTCCGCACCGCGCGCGAGAGTGAGAAGTTCGACGGCTGCGTGAGTTTCGGCAGCCTGCTGCCGCTCGTGCGAAAGAGGGTGGAGGACGATCTCAAGGTGAAGTCGCTGACGCGAGAAAGGGCCATTGCCAGCGTCGTGAGATTGCTCGACCTCGGCGCGATCCGCATCGGAAACGATACGTACGCCAGGACGAACAAGAGTTTCGGTGCCACGACGCTGACGCAGAAGCATGCCGTCGTGAAGGGTCACACTTTGCGCTTCCGCTTCCGGGGCAAGCACGGAGTGGAACGCGACCTCGTCCTCAGCGACCGCAACCTCAGCCGCGTCGTGCGCGTTATGCAGGATTTACCGGGCCAGCGCCTGTTTCAGTACGAGACCGACGACGGGGAGCGACGCTCGATCGGATCGAGCGACGTCAACGAATACTTGTGCGAAACGATGGGTGAACACTTCACCGCCAAGAGCTTTCGCACGTGGCATGCCAGCGTCCTCGCATTGAAAGTACTGGCCGAGGCGGAGGGGCAGTTGACGCTGAAGGCGCTGCTGCAGGAAGTCGCCGATCATCTCGGCAACACTCCGGCGGTCACCCGGCGCAGCTATGTTCACCCCGCGGTGATCGCGTTGGTCGATGGCCAACAAAAGTGGCGCGACAGCCTCAAGATGCCGCGCGAAACGAAATGGCTGAGCCGGGAAGAGAGAGCTCTGATCGAACTGCTCGAAAGCGGACCCAAGGCTGCCAAGCTGCTCGCTGCCGCCTGA
- a CDS encoding CinA family protein: MTSPFTAETFESAIPHATAARAKAVVDRAHDRGMSLASAESCTGGMLAALLTDIRGRSHVFECGFVSYSDRAKTDLLGVDAAILATDGAVSKAAAIAMATGALDRSRADIAVSITGFAGPGAPDDEEGLVHFACVVRDGRCNHREEHFGPIGRPGVRIAALDVALAMLDEVLSL; encoded by the coding sequence ATGACCAGTCCATTCACCGCCGAAACGTTCGAATCCGCCATTCCGCATGCGACCGCGGCACGCGCGAAGGCTGTCGTCGATCGGGCGCACGATCGCGGAATGTCTCTTGCCAGTGCCGAAAGCTGCACCGGCGGCATGCTCGCAGCGCTACTGACCGATATTCGCGGACGAAGTCACGTCTTCGAATGCGGGTTCGTCAGCTATTCGGACCGGGCGAAGACCGATCTGCTCGGGGTGGACGCCGCGATACTGGCTACCGACGGCGCCGTCAGCAAGGCGGCCGCCATAGCCATGGCTACCGGCGCGCTCGATCGAAGCCGTGCGGATATTGCCGTGTCGATCACGGGATTTGCAGGGCCCGGCGCTCCCGATGACGAGGAGGGACTCGTTCATTTCGCCTGCGTGGTTCGAGATGGTCGATGCAACCACAGGGAGGAGCACTTCGGCCCGATCGGCCGGCCTGGGGTGCGCATCGCGGCGCTTGATGTGGCACTTGCGATGTTGGATGAGGTTCTATCCCTATGA
- a CDS encoding NAD(+) synthase, with protein MTESHPFYSLHTHGMVRVAASTPQVRTADVSFNRDAIVAEATRAHEAHVDLLVYPELCLSSYAIDDLHLQRAMLDAVERAVGDVVPASRDLRPLLLIGAPLRHNGRIYNCALAIHRGRLLGVVPKSFLPNYREFYEKRWFANGRQIQGMAIEVGGDTVPFGTDLIFAAEELPGFRVGVEICEDFWAPIPPSTYAALAGATILANLSASNITIGKSDERHLLCRAQSSRAVAAYIYSASGHGESTTDLAWDGQGMVYELGDLMATSERFALQPELCIADVDCDRILSDRMRMQTFNDAAEEAGRPEDVFRIVSFSHEPTFADVGLVRPVRRFPFVPNRPEKLDEDCFEAFNIQVDGLMRRIESTKSRSLVIGISGGLDSTHALIVAAKACDRLGLPRSTIRGYTMPGFATSEGTKSNAWRLMQAIGITADEIDIKPAATRMLEDIGHPWADGEPVHDTTFENVQAGLRTDYLFRLAGQHGGFVIGTGDLSELALGWCTYGVGDQMSHYGVNSGVPKTLIQYLIRWTARTDQFDAETDAVLEDIVGTEISPELVPPGADGAMQSTESIIGPYELNDFFLHHTIRWGQTPSKVAFLAYHAWRDASRGRWPLAFPDEAKHEYDLATIRHWLENFLRRFFGFSQFKRSALPNGPKVSAGGALSPRGDWRAPSDAVADVWLDELRENVPAG; from the coding sequence ATGACCGAATCCCATCCGTTCTATTCGCTCCACACGCATGGCATGGTCCGCGTGGCCGCCAGCACGCCGCAGGTCCGCACCGCCGATGTATCCTTCAATCGCGACGCAATCGTGGCGGAGGCGACGCGGGCGCACGAGGCGCACGTCGACCTGCTCGTCTATCCCGAACTGTGCCTGTCGTCCTACGCGATCGACGATCTTCATCTGCAGCGCGCGATGCTCGATGCGGTCGAGCGGGCGGTCGGCGATGTCGTCCCCGCGAGCCGCGATCTCCGTCCGCTCCTGCTTATCGGTGCGCCGCTGCGCCACAACGGGCGCATCTACAACTGCGCGCTCGCGATCCATCGCGGACGGCTGCTGGGTGTCGTGCCCAAGAGTTTCCTGCCGAACTACCGCGAGTTCTACGAGAAGCGCTGGTTCGCCAATGGCCGGCAGATACAGGGGATGGCGATCGAGGTGGGCGGCGACACGGTCCCGTTCGGCACCGACCTCATCTTCGCGGCGGAGGAACTGCCGGGCTTCCGGGTGGGCGTTGAAATCTGTGAGGATTTCTGGGCGCCTATCCCGCCTTCGACCTACGCCGCGCTGGCCGGGGCGACGATCCTCGCCAACCTGTCGGCCAGCAACATCACCATCGGCAAGTCGGACGAGCGGCACCTTCTCTGCCGGGCGCAGTCGAGCCGGGCAGTCGCGGCCTACATCTACTCCGCTTCGGGCCACGGGGAGAGCACCACCGACCTCGCGTGGGACGGGCAGGGCATGGTGTACGAACTGGGCGACCTCATGGCGACCAGCGAACGTTTCGCGTTGCAGCCCGAACTCTGCATCGCAGACGTCGATTGCGATCGCATCCTGTCCGATCGTATGCGGATGCAGACGTTCAACGATGCGGCCGAGGAAGCCGGCCGCCCCGAGGACGTATTCCGGATCGTTTCCTTCTCTCACGAACCGACCTTCGCCGATGTCGGCCTCGTTCGCCCCGTCCGCCGGTTTCCCTTCGTGCCAAACCGGCCCGAGAAGCTCGACGAGGACTGCTTCGAGGCGTTCAACATTCAGGTCGACGGGCTCATGCGGCGCATCGAGTCGACGAAGTCCAGAAGCCTCGTCATCGGCATAAGCGGCGGGCTCGACAGCACCCATGCGCTGATTGTCGCGGCGAAGGCGTGCGACCGGCTCGGCCTCCCGCGGTCAACCATCCGGGGCTACACGATGCCCGGCTTCGCGACGTCCGAGGGGACCAAGTCGAACGCCTGGCGGCTGATGCAGGCGATCGGCATCACCGCCGACGAGATCGACATCAAGCCTGCCGCGACCCGTATGCTGGAAGATATCGGACACCCTTGGGCCGACGGCGAACCGGTCCACGACACGACGTTCGAAAACGTGCAGGCTGGCCTTCGCACCGACTACCTGTTCCGACTCGCCGGTCAGCATGGCGGCTTCGTGATCGGCACCGGCGATCTCAGCGAACTGGCGCTCGGCTGGTGCACGTACGGCGTGGGCGACCAGATGAGCCATTACGGGGTCAACTCCGGCGTGCCCAAGACGCTGATCCAGTATCTCATCCGCTGGACCGCACGCACGGACCAGTTCGATGCGGAGACCGACGCGGTGCTGGAGGATATCGTCGGCACCGAGATCAGTCCCGAGCTCGTTCCCCCCGGAGCCGACGGCGCGATGCAGAGCACCGAGAGCATCATCGGACCTTACGAACTCAACGACTTCTTCCTCCACCACACGATCCGGTGGGGACAGACACCGTCGAAGGTCGCGTTCCTGGCGTACCACGCCTGGCGCGATGCGAGCCGGGGCCGGTGGCCGCTGGCGTTTCCGGACGAAGCAAAGCACGAATACGATCTCGCGACGATCCGGCACTGGCTGGAGAATTTCCTCCGCCGGTTCTTCGGTTTCAGCCAGTTCAAGCGGAGCGCGCTGCCCAACGGGCCGAAGGTGAGTGCGGGCGGTGCGTTGAGCCCGCGCGGCGACTGGCGCGCACCGTCCGACGCGGTGGCCGATGTCTGGCTCGACGAACTGCGCGAAAATGTGCCGGCGGGTTGA
- a CDS encoding type III polyketide synthase, giving the protein MATLTAIATAVPDLDFEADYRRWAVGKLESTREARLYERMADRSGIEHRWSVLAEEDARLGEGVGFYGGDAPTTAARMAIYAREAPELALRAIAGLPELGDPTHIVVASCTGFVAPGIDQIIARRLGLGDDVERVLVGFMGCYAAVTALRTARHIVRSQPGARVLVVTVELSSLHHQDEVQLEPLLMGAQFGDGAAAAIVTDREPGLALGDGISAALEDSDELITWRIGDTGFHMRLSGEVPGRIAAALARSEVRARVTGGADPAEIEAWAVHAGGRSILDAVEKGLHLAPDALDDSREVLRTCGNMSSSTLMFALKRIMRREPASGVALAFGPGLAMEGFRFGHTGG; this is encoded by the coding sequence ATGGCCACGCTCACGGCGATTGCGACCGCGGTGCCCGATCTCGACTTCGAGGCCGACTATCGCCGCTGGGCGGTGGGCAAGCTCGAATCCACGCGCGAGGCCAGGCTCTACGAGCGGATGGCCGACCGTTCGGGTATCGAGCATCGCTGGTCGGTACTCGCCGAAGAAGATGCGCGGCTGGGCGAGGGCGTGGGTTTCTACGGCGGGGATGCGCCCACCACTGCGGCCCGAATGGCGATCTATGCGCGTGAAGCGCCCGAACTGGCGCTGCGCGCCATCGCCGGCCTGCCCGAACTCGGCGACCCGACCCATATCGTGGTGGCGAGCTGCACAGGGTTCGTCGCGCCGGGCATCGATCAGATCATCGCCCGCCGACTCGGTCTCGGCGACGATGTCGAGCGGGTGCTCGTGGGCTTCATGGGCTGCTACGCAGCGGTGACCGCGCTCAGGACGGCGCGGCATATCGTTCGGTCCCAGCCCGGCGCACGCGTCCTCGTGGTGACGGTCGAGCTGTCGAGCCTGCATCATCAGGACGAGGTCCAGCTCGAACCGTTGCTGATGGGCGCGCAGTTCGGCGACGGCGCTGCCGCCGCGATCGTTACCGATCGCGAACCCGGCCTCGCGCTCGGCGACGGCATCTCCGCCGCGCTCGAGGACAGCGACGAGCTGATCACCTGGCGGATCGGCGACACGGGTTTCCATATGCGCCTGTCGGGCGAGGTACCCGGCCGCATCGCCGCGGCGCTCGCCCGCTCCGAAGTGCGCGCGCGCGTGACCGGCGGGGCGGACCCTGCCGAAATAGAGGCATGGGCGGTCCACGCGGGTGGCCGCTCGATCCTCGATGCGGTGGAAAAGGGACTGCACCTCGCCCCCGACGCACTCGACGATTCGCGCGAGGTTCTGCGCACGTGCGGGAACATGAGTTCCTCCACACTCATGTTCGCGCTGAAGCGGATCATGCGGCGCGAGCCGGCCAGCGGCGTCGCGCTCGCGTTCGGACCCGGCCTTGCGATGGAGGGGTTCCGCTTCGGCCACACCGGCGGGTGA
- a CDS encoding methyltransferase domain-containing protein, with protein MAEELMDDPALDAGTYTDVLRDLAQVNTLTMARRPTLAFLERAIGSRTSFALLDVGFGDGDMLRAIARWAGRCGIVARLVGVDLNPRSVAAAQAATAPGSGIEYRAGDYADLAGEGWDCVVSSLVAHHMTRAQLVAFLRFMDRESAHGWLVNDLHRHGFAYAGWPLLAGLMRWHPIVRHDGRLSIARSYRPAEWAPILGDAGIDGARVYRQFPFRLCVEKLRR; from the coding sequence ATGGCCGAAGAGCTGATGGACGACCCCGCGCTCGACGCGGGTACCTATACCGACGTTCTCCGCGATCTGGCGCAGGTCAACACGTTGACGATGGCGCGGCGGCCGACGCTCGCCTTCCTCGAGCGAGCCATCGGATCGCGCACGTCGTTCGCCCTGCTCGATGTCGGTTTCGGCGATGGGGACATGCTGCGCGCCATCGCGCGCTGGGCCGGGCGCTGCGGCATCGTCGCCCGTTTGGTGGGCGTCGACCTCAATCCGCGCAGCGTTGCCGCGGCGCAAGCCGCCACGGCCCCGGGCAGCGGCATCGAGTACCGCGCCGGCGACTACGCCGACCTCGCTGGCGAGGGGTGGGACTGCGTGGTCTCCAGCCTCGTCGCGCATCACATGACGCGGGCCCAGCTCGTCGCCTTCCTGCGATTCATGGACCGCGAGAGCGCGCACGGCTGGCTGGTCAACGATCTTCACCGCCACGGTTTTGCATATGCGGGCTGGCCGTTGCTTGCTGGGCTGATGCGCTGGCACCCCATCGTGCGGCATGACGGTCGGTTGTCGATCGCGCGCTCCTATCGACCGGCGGAATGGGCGCCGATCCTTGGCGATGCGGGCATCGACGGCGCGCGGGTCTACCGGCAATTCCCCTTTCGCCTATGTGTCGAGAAGCTGCGACGATGA
- a CDS encoding NAD(P)/FAD-dependent oxidoreductase, with the protein MTPIVLGAGPAGSMAAIHLARRGTAPILIDRDAAVVDALCGGFLSWKTAERLRAVGIGPVQLGAHPVDTLALIAGRSEATADLPSPGFGLSRHALDTALRRRAVGEGAKLEIDRARSVAHGVVEGEAREWRSDAIFLASGKHDVRGSTRPREDGDPALGLRIRLPAHERLRALLKGRIELHLFRGGYAGIVLQEDGSANVCMALRKSLLAEAGGGPRALFGRLADANPHFAERMSFAPDDAQIDTVGSVPYGWIAHDTDPGLWRLGDQAAVIPSLAGEGMAIAMASGEAAAAAFLAGEDARTFQRDFAHRAARPVGTAKLVWRVAETGPGARVLGWATRAVPSLARAAMALTRI; encoded by the coding sequence ATGACGCCCATCGTTCTAGGTGCCGGGCCCGCGGGCAGCATGGCGGCGATCCACCTCGCTCGCCGGGGCACCGCACCGATCCTCATCGACCGCGACGCGGCGGTCGTCGATGCGCTGTGCGGCGGCTTCCTCAGCTGGAAGACGGCCGAGCGGCTGCGCGCGGTGGGCATCGGGCCGGTCCAGCTGGGCGCGCATCCGGTCGATACGCTGGCGCTTATCGCCGGCCGGTCGGAAGCGACGGCGGATCTCCCGTCCCCCGGCTTCGGCCTGTCGCGGCACGCGCTCGATACCGCGCTGCGGCGCCGGGCCGTAGGGGAGGGGGCAAAGCTCGAGATCGATCGCGCCCGTTCGGTCGCCCATGGCGTGGTGGAAGGCGAGGCGCGCGAATGGCGCTCCGACGCGATATTCCTCGCCAGCGGCAAGCACGACGTTCGCGGGTCAACCCGGCCGCGCGAGGACGGCGATCCCGCGCTCGGCCTGCGCATTCGTCTGCCCGCCCACGAACGGCTGCGAGCGCTGCTGAAGGGACGGATCGAACTGCACCTGTTCCGCGGCGGCTACGCCGGCATCGTCCTGCAGGAAGACGGCAGCGCCAACGTGTGCATGGCGCTGCGCAAGTCGCTGCTGGCCGAAGCGGGCGGCGGACCGCGCGCGCTGTTCGGCCGCCTCGCCGATGCCAATCCGCATTTTGCCGAGCGCATGTCCTTCGCGCCGGACGATGCGCAGATCGATACGGTCGGTTCGGTGCCCTACGGCTGGATCGCGCACGATACCGATCCCGGCCTCTGGAGGCTGGGTGACCAGGCGGCGGTGATACCTTCGCTGGCCGGCGAGGGCATGGCGATCGCGATGGCGAGCGGCGAGGCCGCCGCTGCAGCCTTCCTCGCCGGCGAGGATGCGCGGACCTTCCAGCGCGACTTCGCTCATCGCGCGGCCCGGCCGGTGGGTACGGCCAAGCTGGTGTGGCGCGTCGCCGAAACGGGGCCGGGTGCGCGCGTCCTCGGCTGGGCCACGCGCGCGGTGCCCTCGCTTGCCCGCGCCGCGATGGCGCTGACGCGGATCTAG
- a CDS encoding branched-chain amino acid aminotransferase, producing the protein MDFEHLPHPAPVPGETRAQAIADPGFGTVFTDHMVTVDYTAGEGWHSARIGPREPLSIDPACAVLHYAQEIFEGLKAYRHPDGSFALFRPEENAARMNRSADRLAMPHMPEELFVAACRELVLKDADWFPTVDGGSLYLRPFMFASEAFLGVRPARQYKFLVIASPAGNYFKSGVPAVSIWVSRDYVRAAPGGTGAAKTGGNYAASLVPQAEAIEKGHDQVVFLDAVERKWIEELGGMNLFFVFDDGSVVTPPLGGTILPGITRDSLIRLLRDEGLTIREERYSIDQWRADAQSGKLIETMACGTAAVVTPVGRVEGPEGEFTIGSGGPGQLTGKLRERLVAIQRGQAPDPHGWVMKL; encoded by the coding sequence ATGGACTTCGAACACCTGCCCCACCCCGCCCCAGTGCCCGGCGAAACCCGCGCGCAGGCGATCGCCGACCCGGGCTTCGGCACCGTCTTCACCGATCACATGGTGACGGTCGACTATACCGCCGGCGAAGGCTGGCATTCCGCCCGCATCGGCCCGCGCGAGCCGCTGTCGATCGACCCGGCCTGCGCGGTGCTCCATTACGCGCAGGAAATCTTCGAAGGGCTGAAAGCCTACCGCCATCCCGACGGCAGCTTCGCGCTGTTCCGGCCCGAGGAGAACGCCGCGCGCATGAACCGGTCGGCCGACCGACTGGCGATGCCGCACATGCCCGAAGAGTTGTTCGTCGCCGCCTGCCGCGAGCTGGTGCTGAAAGACGCCGACTGGTTTCCCACCGTCGATGGCGGATCGCTGTATCTGCGGCCCTTCATGTTCGCGTCCGAGGCGTTCCTCGGCGTGCGGCCAGCCAGGCAATACAAGTTCCTCGTGATCGCGAGCCCGGCGGGCAATTATTTCAAGTCGGGCGTTCCCGCGGTCAGCATCTGGGTCAGCCGCGACTATGTGCGCGCGGCGCCGGGCGGTACGGGCGCGGCCAAGACCGGCGGCAACTATGCCGCCAGCCTCGTCCCCCAGGCCGAAGCGATCGAGAAGGGACACGACCAGGTCGTCTTCCTCGACGCGGTCGAACGCAAGTGGATCGAGGAACTGGGCGGCATGAACCTGTTCTTCGTGTTCGACGACGGAAGCGTGGTCACCCCGCCGCTGGGCGGCACGATCCTGCCTGGCATCACTCGCGACAGTCTGATCCGCCTGCTTCGGGACGAAGGCCTCACGATCCGCGAGGAACGCTATTCGATCGACCAATGGCGCGCCGATGCCCAGAGCGGGAAGCTGATCGAGACAATGGCCTGCGGTACAGCCGCGGTCGTCACACCGGTCGGCCGGGTCGAGGGACCCGAGGGAGAATTCACGATCGGTTCGGGTGGCCCCGGTCAGCTCACCGGCAAGCTGCGCGAACGGCTGGTGGCGATCCAGCGCGGGCAAGCGCCCGATCCGCACGGCTGGGTGATGAAGCTCTAG